One Fibrobacter sp. UWB2 DNA window includes the following coding sequences:
- a CDS encoding 16S rRNA (uracil(1498)-N(3))-methyltransferase, whose translation MKTPDSRFYCPLISVGTIILDENESSHAVRVCRAVNGEILQLCDGLGHYADATITKADAKACEVRVDTVEDTPLKRPRLNLGIACLKDDALEEVVFHAAQTETDSIIFLRTDYSQEPKNSDLKKTVRRAELKSLVSLKQSKKPWMTRIEGPIEFDKWLKNYQGDLILCDIDGERKLDINEGAAENSDAKPVTLLVGPEGGFSPREIEAIKAFKNGKVHLLNLGNTRLRARTAAVIALGKIL comes from the coding sequence ATGAAAACTCCCGATAGCCGTTTCTATTGCCCGCTCATTAGCGTTGGCACCATTATCTTGGACGAAAACGAAAGTAGCCATGCCGTACGCGTTTGCCGCGCCGTGAATGGCGAAATTCTACAACTCTGCGACGGCCTCGGGCATTACGCCGATGCAACAATCACCAAGGCAGACGCCAAAGCCTGCGAAGTCCGCGTAGATACCGTCGAAGACACTCCGCTCAAGCGCCCGCGCCTGAACCTCGGCATCGCCTGCCTCAAGGATGACGCACTCGAAGAAGTCGTTTTCCATGCGGCACAAACCGAAACGGACAGCATCATCTTTCTGCGTACGGACTATTCCCAGGAACCCAAGAACTCCGACTTGAAAAAGACGGTTCGACGCGCCGAACTCAAATCGCTCGTGAGCCTCAAGCAATCCAAGAAGCCCTGGATGACACGCATCGAAGGGCCAATTGAATTCGATAAGTGGCTCAAGAATTATCAGGGAGACCTGATTCTCTGCGACATCGATGGAGAGCGCAAGTTGGATATAAATGAAGGCGCCGCCGAAAACAGCGACGCCAAACCAGTTACTTTACTCGTAGGCCCGGAAGGCGGATTTTCGCCTCGCGAGATTGAAGCGATAAAAGCGTTCAAGAACGGGAAAGTCCATTTGCTGAACTTGGGCAATACGCGCTTGCGAGCACGCACTGCCGCAGTTATTGCATTAGGGAAAATACTGTAA
- a CDS encoding queuosine precursor transporter — translation MQNELLMIASIFVFFGGLVAFFRFFGKQGIFAWTVIATIAANIEVLILVHAFGLDTTLGNVIFASSFLATDMMSEIFGKKEASRCVKIGILANVTFILISQSWFLYIPAAGDTMAEPIRTVFSNTPRVMLASLFAYAICEMFDVWAYHAWWKWTEKKFKDKKGYLWVRNNGSTLVSQLMNVLVFNLLAFAGVFPWDTIGEILVFGYGIFVITTLMDTPFVYLARRISEKHPELLKD, via the coding sequence GTGCAAAACGAACTCCTTATGATAGCCTCCATTTTCGTGTTCTTTGGAGGCTTGGTTGCTTTTTTCCGTTTTTTCGGTAAGCAGGGCATTTTTGCCTGGACCGTCATTGCGACAATTGCCGCTAACATCGAAGTCTTGATTCTCGTGCACGCCTTTGGGCTCGACACGACGCTCGGCAACGTCATTTTCGCATCTTCCTTCCTCGCAACGGATATGATGAGCGAAATCTTTGGCAAAAAAGAGGCTAGCCGCTGCGTGAAAATCGGCATCCTCGCGAATGTGACGTTTATTCTCATTTCGCAAAGCTGGTTCTTGTACATCCCGGCTGCAGGCGATACGATGGCAGAACCGATCCGTACGGTGTTCTCGAATACGCCCCGCGTGATGCTCGCGAGCTTGTTTGCCTACGCCATTTGCGAAATGTTCGACGTCTGGGCTTATCACGCTTGGTGGAAATGGACCGAGAAAAAGTTTAAGGATAAGAAGGGCTACCTGTGGGTCCGCAACAATGGGTCGACTCTTGTAAGCCAGCTCATGAATGTGCTTGTGTTCAACTTGCTTGCGTTTGCGGGCGTTTTCCCATGGGATACCATTGGCGAAATTCTTGTATTTGGCTACGGCATCTTTGTCATCACGACCCTGATGGACACTCCGTTTGTGTACCTTGCCCGCCGCATCTCCGAAAAACACCCGGAACTGCTGAAAGATTAA
- a CDS encoding NAD-dependent epimerase/dehydratase family protein: MIPQFNDQSITVAIVGCGGFIGCHLLDAILTRTKWRVFGVDLDFYRIQHRLNDERCEFMVADLADKSVVERIAKYPIVVNLAAICVPSRYMAEAPEVIRSNYDHPAALADACAKSGSWLIHFSTSEIYGRTPADSGLLVEDESELTFGPVTASRWSYATAKLLTERYIAGLKNLKWTVVRPFNFVGPYMDFMPGVDGSGIPRVLANFSSALVRGEPLKLVNGGVAKRSFTSVFDAADFMFALFETGDVAFSQAFNIGNPDNELTIAELANKMRKIFAEIKSVNVETIPEPEVVSGVEYYGEGYEDSMRRLPSVEKAERLLGFKAKTPIDVVLRESLTWFVNHYGSEIN, encoded by the coding sequence ATGATCCCTCAATTCAATGACCAAAGTATCACCGTAGCCATTGTCGGTTGCGGTGGTTTTATTGGTTGTCACCTTCTCGACGCTATTTTGACGCGCACCAAGTGGCGCGTTTTTGGCGTTGATTTGGATTTTTATAGAATCCAGCACCGGCTGAACGACGAACGTTGCGAGTTCATGGTCGCAGACCTTGCCGATAAGAGCGTCGTTGAACGAATTGCAAAATATCCGATTGTCGTGAACTTGGCGGCAATTTGCGTGCCGAGCCGCTACATGGCGGAAGCACCCGAAGTCATCCGTAGCAATTACGACCATCCAGCAGCGTTGGCCGATGCTTGTGCAAAGTCGGGCTCTTGGCTGATTCATTTTTCGACGTCCGAAATTTACGGGCGCACGCCGGCTGATTCGGGCTTGCTTGTTGAAGATGAATCCGAGCTTACATTTGGGCCGGTGACGGCGAGCCGCTGGAGTTATGCGACTGCAAAACTATTGACAGAGCGCTATATTGCGGGTCTCAAGAATTTGAAGTGGACCGTGGTTCGACCGTTCAACTTTGTCGGGCCGTATATGGACTTTATGCCGGGCGTCGATGGCTCGGGCATTCCACGAGTGCTTGCTAATTTCTCGTCGGCGCTTGTTCGCGGCGAACCACTGAAGCTTGTGAATGGCGGTGTTGCAAAGCGCAGTTTCACGAGCGTCTTTGATGCGGCCGATTTTATGTTCGCGCTGTTTGAAACGGGTGATGTAGCCTTCTCGCAGGCGTTTAACATCGGAAACCCGGATAACGAACTCACGATTGCGGAACTTGCCAATAAAATGCGCAAGATTTTTGCCGAAATCAAGAGCGTGAATGTTGAAACGATTCCTGAGCCGGAAGTTGTGTCTGGCGTGGAATATTACGGCGAAGGTTACGAAGATTCCATGCGCCGTTTGCCGTCTGTCGAAAAGGCGGAACGCTTGCTTGGCTTTAAGGCCAAGACTCCGATTGACGTTGTTTTGCGCGAATCGTTGACGTGGTTTGTAAATCACTATGGATCCGAAATCAATTGA
- a CDS encoding glycosyltransferase family 2 protein: MDPKSIDYFIFVPAYNVERTLGEVLSKIDESVLARAHVLVIDDGSRDGTAQAYERFMSSCVENAESAENARFEYFRFEQNSGYGAVVKKGLAEGIASGAAFVACLHGDGQYPAEKLGEFFAEMENCNLDLLQGSRHAIAGEAKRGGMPLYKRIGGAFLTALENLSFRVKLTDRHSGFIVYSSRFLKTLDLNKLSTSFDIDLELISIADARHFAIAELPIPTRYADEKSNLNVVTYGMRVLRQIWRRKFLQ, encoded by the coding sequence ATGGATCCGAAATCAATTGATTATTTTATCTTCGTCCCTGCGTACAACGTTGAACGTACGCTTGGCGAAGTCCTCTCTAAAATTGATGAATCTGTTTTAGCGCGTGCACACGTACTCGTGATTGACGATGGTTCGCGCGATGGGACCGCGCAAGCGTATGAACGCTTTATGTCAAGTTGCGTGGAAAATGCGGAGAGTGCGGAAAATGCGCGCTTTGAATATTTTAGGTTTGAACAAAATAGCGGCTACGGTGCCGTTGTCAAAAAAGGGCTTGCTGAGGGGATAGCTTCTGGAGCTGCGTTTGTCGCTTGCTTGCACGGAGATGGTCAATACCCTGCCGAAAAACTGGGCGAGTTCTTTGCCGAAATGGAGAACTGCAATCTCGATTTGTTGCAGGGCTCGCGCCATGCAATAGCGGGAGAGGCGAAGCGCGGTGGCATGCCTTTGTATAAACGCATTGGCGGTGCGTTTTTGACCGCTCTTGAAAATTTATCATTCCGCGTAAAACTTACAGACCGTCATAGCGGTTTTATCGTTTATTCTTCACGGTTCTTAAAAACGCTTGATTTGAATAAACTTAGCACATCTTTTGATATTGACTTGGAACTCATTTCTATTGCCGATGCTCGCCATTTTGCCATAGCAGAACTCCCAATCCCGACGCGTTACGCCGATGAAAAATCGAACCTTAATGTGGTCACTTACGGTATGCGCGTTTTGCGCCAAATCTGGCGAAGAAAATTTTTACAATAA
- the purT gene encoding formate-dependent phosphoribosylglycinamide formyltransferase → MAEIGTPLSSTATKVLFCGSGELGKEVIIEMMRLGVEVIAVDRYANAPGMQVAHRSYVINMLDGKELRAVIEKEKPDYIVPEVEAIATDTLVELEKEGYNVIPTAKATKLTMNREGIRRLAAEELGLKTSPYRFADNYEDFKAAVKEIGIPCVVKPVMSSSGHGQSVIKTEADIENSWNISQTGGRTGAASRVIVEGFVPFDYEITLLTVRHVAGTSFLEPIGHHQVGGDYQESWQPQPMKPELLEQAKVIAKKVTDALGGRGIFGVELFVCKDEVLFSEVSPRPHDTGMVTLISQDLSEFALHARAILGLPIPNIAFHGPSASKAIVVDGNSDHVKFCGLEEVLAEPDTGLRLFGKPELKGHRRMGVLLARRDTVEEAKATVMAMREKVKVTL, encoded by the coding sequence ATGGCAGAAATCGGTACACCTCTTAGTTCTACCGCAACAAAGGTTCTCTTTTGCGGTTCTGGTGAATTGGGCAAGGAAGTCATCATCGAAATGATGCGTCTTGGCGTCGAAGTGATTGCTGTGGACCGTTACGCCAACGCTCCGGGCATGCAGGTGGCTCATCGCAGCTACGTGATCAACATGCTCGATGGCAAGGAACTCCGTGCCGTCATTGAAAAGGAAAAACCGGACTACATCGTGCCGGAAGTCGAAGCGATTGCAACGGACACGCTCGTGGAACTTGAAAAGGAAGGCTACAACGTCATCCCGACCGCCAAGGCCACCAAGCTCACGATGAACCGCGAAGGTATTCGCCGCCTGGCTGCCGAAGAGCTCGGACTCAAGACGAGCCCGTACCGCTTTGCGGACAACTACGAAGATTTCAAGGCTGCGGTTAAGGAAATCGGCATCCCGTGCGTGGTGAAGCCGGTGATGAGTTCTTCCGGTCATGGTCAGAGTGTCATCAAGACCGAAGCCGACATTGAAAATTCCTGGAACATTTCCCAGACGGGTGGCCGCACTGGTGCTGCCAGCCGCGTGATTGTCGAAGGCTTTGTGCCGTTCGATTACGAAATTACTTTGCTCACGGTTCGCCATGTGGCAGGCACGAGCTTCTTGGAACCGATTGGTCACCATCAAGTGGGCGGTGACTATCAGGAATCTTGGCAGCCGCAGCCGATGAAGCCGGAACTCTTGGAACAGGCGAAGGTGATTGCAAAGAAGGTCACGGACGCTCTTGGCGGTCGTGGCATCTTTGGTGTGGAACTTTTCGTTTGCAAGGATGAAGTCTTGTTCAGCGAAGTCTCTCCGCGTCCGCACGATACGGGCATGGTGACGCTCATTTCTCAGGACCTCTCCGAATTTGCATTGCACGCACGCGCTATTCTCGGTCTCCCGATTCCGAACATTGCATTCCACGGCCCGAGCGCCTCGAAGGCAATCGTTGTCGATGGCAATTCTGACCACGTGAAGTTCTGCGGCTTGGAAGAAGTTCTTGCAGAACCGGATACGGGTCTTCGTTTGTTCGGAAAGCCGGAACTCAAGGGCCACCGCCGTATGGGCGTTCTCCTTGCTCGCCGCGACACTGTCGAAGAAGCCAAGGCAACTGTCATGGCTATGCGCGAAAAAGTGAAAGTGACTCTGTAA
- a CDS encoding HAD-IIA family hydrolase: MKKPIKAVVFDLDGTLYLSGRPYPGAVETVNRVAKRVPVYYLSNNTSKSPVFYENRLKVMGLPLADDSIISALYLSLDAIHERKIKNVFFFANPEVYEWFAAQDPSLNLRPSVEETELVLVAYHNSFDYRELCELSFRVQRGIPFWVTHTDFVCPDERGPVPDIGSFMALLKTAYGVEPEMSFGKPNPAMLSGLLKLYRPEEILFVGDRLYTDFELAKRSGCRFVLPLCGESKMADVEKLDVKPEFIVNNVSEIDFNAFLEGKK, from the coding sequence GTGAAAAAGCCTATAAAAGCTGTTGTCTTCGATTTAGACGGAACTCTCTATTTGAGTGGCCGCCCATACCCTGGTGCGGTCGAAACGGTCAATCGCGTCGCTAAGCGCGTGCCGGTCTATTACTTGAGCAACAATACGAGCAAGTCTCCGGTCTTTTACGAGAACCGCCTCAAGGTCATGGGGCTTCCGCTGGCTGATGATTCCATCATTTCGGCGCTGTACCTCTCGCTCGATGCGATTCACGAACGTAAGATTAAGAACGTCTTTTTCTTTGCGAACCCGGAAGTGTACGAATGGTTTGCTGCGCAGGACCCGAGCCTCAATTTGCGCCCCTCGGTCGAAGAAACGGAACTAGTGCTTGTCGCGTACCACAACAGCTTTGACTACCGCGAACTTTGCGAACTCTCTTTTAGAGTGCAGCGCGGCATCCCGTTCTGGGTCACGCATACGGATTTTGTCTGCCCCGATGAACGCGGCCCGGTGCCCGATATTGGTAGCTTCATGGCGCTTCTCAAGACCGCTTATGGTGTCGAACCTGAGATGAGCTTTGGCAAGCCGAACCCTGCAATGCTCTCTGGACTTCTGAAGCTTTACCGCCCGGAAGAAATCCTTTTTGTGGGTGACCGTCTCTATACAGACTTTGAACTGGCGAAACGTTCCGGCTGCCGATTTGTATTGCCTCTGTGCGGCGAATCGAAAATGGCGGATGTCGAAAAGCTCGACGTGAAGCCTGAATTTATTGTCAATAACGTTAGCGAAATAGATTTTAACGCCTTTTTGGAAGGAAAAAAATAA